A portion of the Leptospira kanakyensis genome contains these proteins:
- a CDS encoding LBF_2127 family putative lipoprotein: protein MKNKSKNILKIFFVLLLTSNCTVDIRQVPEPRTVIYSPFFLTQNNLYVGKLEVYTSDSIEYTTAWRHIFKSFLLNNRISKNVKDLNGEKQINKDDYILDIEIYPVLNDKFNYWWTWPAIYPMPGYWPVQMRTYNYETIIKYKIIKNQSIIHESEIKETEEKTITMYGFYRTSEIEKMIEIVNLKALDKCSKEISLKVQ from the coding sequence ATGAAAAATAAATCCAAAAACATTCTTAAAATATTTTTTGTCCTTTTACTAACTAGTAACTGCACAGTTGATATCAGACAAGTTCCTGAGCCAAGAACTGTTATCTATTCCCCATTTTTTTTGACACAAAACAACTTATACGTTGGTAAATTGGAAGTTTATACTTCTGACTCAATCGAATATACAACTGCATGGAGGCATATCTTCAAATCTTTTCTATTAAACAATCGAATCAGCAAAAATGTAAAAGATTTAAATGGAGAAAAACAAATTAATAAAGATGACTATATTCTAGACATTGAAATCTATCCAGTACTGAATGATAAATTTAACTATTGGTGGACTTGGCCTGCTATTTATCCAATGCCAGGTTACTGGCCTGTTCAAATGAGAACCTACAATTATGAAACCATCATTAAATACAAAATTATTAAAAATCAATCCATTATACATGAAAGCGAAATAAAAGAAACGGAAGAGAAAACGATCACCATGTATGGTTTCTACAGGACTTCCGAGATCGAAAAAATGATCGAAATTGTAAATCTAAAGGCATTAGATAAATGTTCAAAAGAAATTTCATTAAAAGTTCAATAA
- a CDS encoding DUF2721 domain-containing protein, translating into MFESFSNSEILSGMITPAVLVSACASLIFSTANRLGRIFDRVNLLKSEVELLLEGKRGFQKERMVYMRQQLSVQKKRAVLIQRSMAFLYLATSLFVISSLTLAITLAFAKGFAWIPTVVAITGGVCLFLASALLFYESRYNLTFINRQIEFTEFLEMEVREK; encoded by the coding sequence ATGTTCGAATCGTTTTCCAACTCCGAAATTCTTTCTGGGATGATCACCCCAGCTGTCCTTGTTTCTGCCTGTGCCAGTTTGATTTTTTCCACAGCCAACAGGCTTGGACGAATTTTTGACCGAGTGAATCTTTTAAAATCGGAAGTGGAATTACTACTCGAAGGCAAACGAGGTTTTCAAAAGGAACGAATGGTTTACATGCGCCAACAATTATCGGTTCAGAAAAAACGCGCAGTCCTCATCCAACGTTCCATGGCTTTTTTATATTTGGCAACTTCTCTCTTTGTGATTTCAAGTCTGACACTTGCCATCACTCTTGCCTTCGCCAAAGGTTTTGCCTGGATCCCCACAGTTGTAGCAATCACCGGTGGAGTTTGTTTGTTTTTAGCAAGTGCCCTTTTATTTTACGAAAGCAGATACAACCTAACATTCATTAATCGTCAAATTGAATTTACAGAGTTTTTAGAAATGGAAGTGCGAGAGAAATAA
- a CDS encoding 3-hydroxyacyl-CoA dehydrogenase family protein, whose product MREIKTVTILGANGAMGSGSAGVIAAFGGAKVHMLARDVEKAKQGIEAAVASVKTDTIRARMIPGSYDADLEKAVAESDWVFELVAESYEVKEPINTRIAKARRPGTIVSTVSSGLSIGRLAKAYDEDGQKHYYGTHFFNPPYKMILCELVTHSGNDKKVTQALGEYLDKVLGRAVVYTNDTPAFAGNRIGFQLMNEVAHFAEKYADKGGIALLDEIMSGYTGRAMGPLATADFVGLDVHKAIVDNIYDNTKDEAHETFKLPGYFQKLIDAGKLGMKSGGGLTKVVKHADGKREKFVYNIKTGEYDPYPKFDIPFIKEARQKIKDSDYKGAMEVVKKASGVEADIARYFISRYISYSLSLVGEVVDTKENTDGAMGFGFNWVPASAFVDFLGGPKETIKLMEQSKIPVPKLLKDAKEGKKFYELGDKLDARSLFKG is encoded by the coding sequence ATGAGAGAAATCAAAACTGTCACGATTTTAGGTGCCAACGGAGCCATGGGTTCTGGAAGTGCGGGCGTCATTGCTGCCTTCGGTGGTGCTAAAGTCCATATGCTCGCTAGAGATGTTGAAAAAGCAAAACAGGGTATCGAAGCCGCTGTCGCATCCGTCAAAACGGATACAATCCGCGCAAGAATGATCCCTGGTTCCTACGATGCGGATCTGGAAAAAGCTGTCGCAGAGTCAGATTGGGTATTCGAACTCGTGGCGGAAAGTTACGAAGTCAAAGAACCGATCAATACTCGTATTGCTAAGGCTCGCCGTCCGGGAACCATCGTTTCCACTGTGTCCTCTGGACTTTCCATCGGTCGTTTGGCAAAAGCTTACGATGAAGATGGTCAAAAACATTACTACGGAACACATTTTTTTAACCCTCCTTATAAAATGATCCTTTGTGAACTCGTAACTCACTCAGGAAATGACAAAAAAGTCACACAAGCGTTAGGTGAATACCTAGATAAAGTTTTAGGTCGTGCCGTTGTTTACACAAATGACACTCCTGCTTTCGCTGGAAACCGCATTGGATTTCAGTTGATGAACGAAGTGGCTCACTTTGCAGAGAAGTATGCTGACAAAGGTGGAATCGCTCTCCTCGACGAAATCATGTCCGGTTACACTGGTCGTGCCATGGGCCCACTTGCTACTGCTGACTTCGTAGGACTTGATGTTCACAAAGCCATCGTAGACAATATCTACGACAATACAAAAGACGAAGCTCACGAAACATTCAAACTTCCTGGTTACTTCCAAAAGTTAATCGATGCTGGTAAACTCGGTATGAAATCTGGTGGTGGTCTCACAAAAGTTGTGAAACACGCTGACGGAAAACGTGAGAAGTTTGTTTACAATATCAAAACTGGTGAGTACGATCCGTATCCAAAATTTGATATTCCTTTTATCAAAGAAGCTCGCCAAAAAATCAAAGATTCGGACTACAAAGGTGCGATGGAAGTTGTAAAAAAAGCAAGTGGCGTTGAAGCTGACATCGCTCGTTACTTCATTTCACGTTATATCAGTTACTCGCTCTCTCTCGTGGGAGAAGTAGTGGATACAAAAGAAAACACTGATGGCGCTATGGGTTTCGGTTTTAACTGGGTTCCTGCTTCTGCTTTCGTTGATTTCCTTGGTGGACCAAAAGAAACAATTAAGTTGATGGAGCAGTCTAAAATACCAGTTCCAAAACTTTTAAAAGATGCAAAAGAAGGCAAAAAGTTCTACGAACTTGGCGACAAACTTGACGCAAGGTCTCTCTTCAAAGGTTAA